The following are encoded in a window of Heterodontus francisci isolate sHetFra1 chromosome 2, sHetFra1.hap1, whole genome shotgun sequence genomic DNA:
- the LOC137380661 gene encoding interleukin-6-like: MGVEWVRHWQSSCYKFELAVWKHVLSYGKSPFCCILPQFLPSKTCLAKIVQALHEYKKHLLFVNQWIQSEKQQVDLLLVSLKNLADLLVLQSKIQESITHQHKEAFIPDKPSISAWDKQLKIHVILRNFALFMENTVRAIRFMN, from the exons ATGGGAGTTGAGTGG GTAAGACACTGGCAATCTTCTTGCTATAAATTTGAGCTAGCTGTGTGGAAGCATGTACTAAGTTATGGGAAATCTCCTTTCTGTTGCATCTTGCCACAATTTTTGCCCTCA aAAACGTGTTTGGCAAAGATTGTCCAGGCCCTTCATGAATACAAAAAGCATCTATTATTTGTGAATCAATGGATTCAGAGTGAAAAGCAGCAAGTGGATTTATTGCTGGTCAGCCTGAAAAATCTGGCTGATTTACTTGTACTCCAG AGCAAGATTCAAGAAAGTATTACACACCAGCACAAGGAGGCTTTTATTCCAGACAAGCCTTCTATAAGTGCCTGGGATAAGCAATTGAAAATTCACGTGATTCTTAGAAACTTTGCTCTCTTCATGGAGAATACTGTTCGAGCCATTCGATTTATGAATTGA